A portion of the Anaerolineae bacterium genome contains these proteins:
- a CDS encoding winged helix-turn-helix domain-containing protein: protein MLRKILEEIASGKAISLRELANHLGLEEKIVKAMLEDLELRGYLSSRSPECSFHCEGCTLRETCGVAGIDRIWFLTEKGRKTIKEEKHG from the coding sequence ATGCTTAGAAAAATTCTTGAGGAAATAGCGTCGGGAAAGGCTATAAGCCTCAGAGAATTAGCCAATCACCTTGGCCTTGAAGAAAAAATTGTGAAGGCTATGCTGGAAGATTTGGAATTGAGAGGCTACCTCTCCTCCCGTTCCCCCGAGTGTTCTTTCCACTGCGAAGGCTGCACCTTGAGGGAAACATGCGGAGTGGCCGGGATTGATAGAATCTGGTTCTTAACGGAGAAAGGAAGGAAAACCATCAAGGAGGAAAAGCATGGTTGA
- a CDS encoding BtpA/SgcQ family protein, producing MVEWKERLESLRLKTLKDLFGVEKPIIGMVHLWPLPGSPGYTGYGMDLIIEKALEDAHALVEGGVDGLIVENMWDLPYFVGSEIPPEEMTAHAVAARKVVEAVKVPVGINVVHNGGVVTLAIAVASGARFIRVCLLTGARVWDTGEFDRGCAARLLRKRKELGAEHIKIFADVDKKHSVPFPGIDLATHIEWTEFYMADAIIVSGKMTGDAPEVEKVKAAKELSSRPVLVGSGATLENITEFLKYADGAIVGTYFKVKGIAENPIDLDRVQRFMEAVRKIRGSL from the coding sequence ATGGTTGAATGGAAAGAAAGGCTGGAAAGCCTTCGGTTAAAAACCCTTAAAGACCTCTTTGGGGTGGAGAAACCCATTATTGGTATGGTGCACCTCTGGCCTTTGCCTGGATCCCCTGGTTATACCGGCTACGGTATGGATTTGATCATTGAAAAGGCCCTTGAAGATGCTCATGCCCTGGTGGAGGGCGGGGTGGATGGCCTCATCGTAGAAAACATGTGGGATCTGCCTTACTTTGTGGGGAGCGAAATCCCACCCGAAGAGATGACCGCCCATGCTGTAGCTGCCCGCAAGGTAGTAGAGGCAGTAAAGGTACCGGTGGGGATAAATGTAGTGCACAACGGCGGAGTGGTAACTCTGGCCATTGCTGTAGCTTCCGGGGCCAGATTCATAAGGGTTTGCCTTTTAACTGGAGCCAGGGTTTGGGATACCGGAGAATTCGACCGCGGTTGTGCTGCCAGGCTCCTGCGCAAACGGAAAGAGCTGGGAGCAGAGCATATAAAAATTTTTGCCGATGTAGATAAAAAACATTCCGTCCCATTTCCCGGCATTGACCTGGCCACCCACATAGAATGGACCGAGTTCTACATGGCCGATGCTATAATCGTTTCGGGCAAAATGACAGGGGATGCTCCTGAGGTGGAAAAAGTAAAGGCTGCCAAGGAGCTCAGTTCCCGTCCGGTCCTTGTAGGAAGTGGTGCTACTTTAGAGAATATCACCGAATTCCTCAAATACGCCGATGGGGCCATCGTGGGCACATACTTCAAAGTCAAAGGTATAGCAGAAAACCCGATTGATTTAGACCGGGTCCAGCGTTTTATGGAGGCGGTAAGAAAAATCCGGGGTAGCCTCTAA